One genomic window of Inquilinus sp. KBS0705 includes the following:
- a CDS encoding DoxX family protein, producing the protein MKSKTIKVAYWILTVIFALFMLMDGSAGVVKEKTGQDVMNHLGYPVYIMVITGIAKILGALAILQTKFKTLKEWAFAGFAINFIGASASRAFVGDGAGLVVFPLIILAVMFAVYYFWKRYEATNAIA; encoded by the coding sequence ATGAAATCAAAAACAATAAAAGTAGCCTACTGGATACTCACCGTTATATTTGCGTTATTTATGCTGATGGATGGTAGCGCCGGGGTAGTAAAAGAAAAAACCGGGCAGGATGTAATGAACCACCTGGGTTATCCTGTATACATTATGGTGATAACCGGTATCGCCAAAATATTGGGTGCCCTGGCTATACTGCAAACTAAATTTAAAACCCTAAAGGAATGGGCATTTGCAGGCTTTGCCATCAATTTTATTGGGGCATCGGCATCAAGGGCTTTCGTTGGCGATGGTGCAGGCCTTGTTGTTTTCCCTTTAATAATACTGGCAGTAATGTTCGCGGTATATTACTTCTGGAAACGTTATGAAGCAACCAATGCAATAGCTTAA
- a CDS encoding VOC family protein, giving the protein MSKIVSYIHFNPGTCRQAMHFYQEVLGGELSIQIVKDSPMAAMFPPHLQDGVLHADLTNGNLTILASELSPADVSGQYITMMLVCDTKAELIEKFDKLAKGGNVNYPVETFFAGSMGNLTDKFGTQWGVFSDEK; this is encoded by the coding sequence ATGTCAAAGATCGTTTCCTACATTCATTTTAACCCGGGCACCTGCCGGCAAGCCATGCACTTTTACCAAGAGGTATTGGGCGGTGAACTATCCATCCAGATCGTGAAAGATTCGCCCATGGCGGCGATGTTTCCCCCACACCTGCAAGACGGCGTTTTGCATGCCGACCTGACTAACGGCAACTTGACCATATTGGCTTCGGAGCTTTCGCCTGCCGATGTTTCGGGGCAGTATATCACCATGATGCTAGTATGTGATACCAAAGCCGAATTAATAGAAAAGTTTGATAAGCTGGCCAAAGGCGGCAACGTAAACTATCCGGTAGAAACCTTCTTTGCAGGCAGCATGGGTAACCTAACTGATAAATTTGGCACCCAGTGGGGCGTTTTTTCTGACGAAAAATAA
- a CDS encoding helix-turn-helix domain-containing protein: protein MKHISILIPEGETSLSNIEATHKMFTKVNEALDRMKKPPLFKIHLVGLSNQTTLSNGLYTIKTDMVVSEVAKTDLIVIPAVHGDVSKILTANADFLPWIVKQYKTGAEVVSLCIGAFILASTGLLKGRSCTTHWLAAEEFRKMFPDVNLMPYKIITDEKGIYTSGGAYSSLNLILYLVEKFAGREMAITSSKIFEIDIERNSQSLFMMFHGQKNHDDETIKRAQQFIEENYREKITVDNLANMLALSRRHLERRFKKATSNTVVEYMQRVRIEAAKMSLESIRENVNEVMYNVGYTDTKAFRVIFKKLTGLSPIEYRNKYNKEVAA from the coding sequence ATGAAACACATATCGATACTTATTCCGGAAGGTGAGACCAGCCTGAGTAATATAGAGGCGACCCATAAAATGTTTACTAAAGTAAACGAGGCTTTAGACAGGATGAAGAAACCACCGCTGTTTAAGATCCATTTGGTTGGCTTAAGTAACCAGACCACTTTAAGCAATGGTTTGTACACTATAAAAACCGATATGGTAGTAAGCGAGGTAGCTAAAACCGACCTTATTGTTATACCTGCGGTACATGGCGATGTAAGTAAAATATTAACCGCCAACGCCGATTTTTTACCCTGGATAGTTAAGCAATATAAAACGGGTGCCGAGGTAGTATCGTTGTGTATAGGCGCTTTTATACTGGCATCCACAGGTTTATTAAAAGGGCGAAGCTGCACCACGCATTGGCTGGCTGCTGAAGAGTTCAGAAAAATGTTCCCTGATGTTAACCTGATGCCTTACAAGATAATTACCGACGAGAAGGGCATTTATACCAGCGGAGGCGCATACTCATCGCTTAACCTGATACTGTACCTGGTAGAGAAGTTTGCCGGGCGCGAAATGGCTATAACATCGTCGAAGATATTTGAGATAGATATTGAGCGCAACAGCCAATCGTTGTTTATGATGTTTCATGGCCAAAAAAACCACGACGACGAAACCATTAAGCGGGCCCAGCAATTTATCGAAGAAAACTATCGCGAAAAGATAACGGTAGATAACCTGGCCAATATGCTTGCGCTTAGCCGCCGCCACCTGGAACGGCGCTTTAAAAAAGCAACATCAAACACAGTTGTTGAGTATATGCAGCGCGTACGCATCGAAGCTGCCAAAATGAGCCTGGAAAGTATCCGAGAGAATGTGAACGAAGTTATGTACAATGTCGGCTACACCGATACTAAGGCCTTCCGTGTTATTTTTAAAAAGCTAACCGGCTTATCGCCAATAGAATACAGAAACAAGTATAATAAGGAAGTAGCGGCGTAG
- the rlmF gene encoding 23S rRNA (adenine(1618)-N(6))-methyltransferase RlmF: MPADQKTTLHPLNAHRNRYNFAELIKAMPQLAGFVALNEHKDLSINFADANAVKVLNQALLKQFYGIDHWDIPEGFLCPPIPGRADYIHYAADILAESNDGAVPTGRQVKVLDIGVGANCIYPLIGYKTYGWSFVGSEIDHIALRSAKNITEANGLAKAIEIRKQTGTANIFEGIIKPGELFDIAICNPPFHASEKEALEGSQRKWKNLGHNQDNGLNFGGRNAELWVEGGEVRFINKMMSESARFANECLWFTTLVSKKTTLPGCYKSLDYLGAKQVKTIDMVQGQKTSRILAWTFG, from the coding sequence ATGCCCGCCGATCAAAAAACCACTCTGCACCCCCTTAACGCGCACCGTAACCGCTACAACTTCGCCGAATTGATAAAGGCCATGCCGCAACTCGCAGGTTTTGTAGCGCTAAACGAGCATAAAGACCTATCTATAAACTTTGCAGATGCAAACGCAGTAAAAGTGCTTAATCAGGCTTTGTTAAAGCAGTTTTATGGTATAGATCATTGGGATATACCCGAAGGCTTTTTATGCCCGCCCATACCCGGCCGCGCCGATTATATACACTACGCTGCAGATATTTTAGCCGAGAGCAATGATGGCGCTGTGCCAACAGGCAGGCAGGTTAAAGTGTTAGATATAGGGGTAGGTGCTAACTGCATTTACCCGCTGATCGGCTATAAAACCTATGGTTGGAGCTTTGTTGGGTCGGAAATTGACCACATTGCGCTTAGATCGGCAAAAAATATTACCGAGGCAAACGGGCTTGCAAAAGCTATCGAAATTCGTAAACAAACCGGCACTGCAAACATATTTGAAGGCATCATAAAACCCGGCGAATTGTTTGATATCGCCATATGTAATCCGCCGTTTCATGCGTCTGAGAAAGAGGCGCTTGAGGGATCGCAACGCAAATGGAAGAACCTGGGCCATAACCAGGATAACGGCTTAAACTTTGGCGGCCGCAATGCCGAGCTTTGGGTAGAGGGTGGCGAAGTGCGGTTTATTAATAAAATGATGAGCGAAAGCGCCCGTTTTGCAAACGAATGTCTTTGGTTTACAACGCTTGTATCTAAAAAAACCACATTGCCCGGCTGCTACAAATCGCTTGATTACTTAGGCGCCAAACAGGTAAAAACCATAGATATGGTCCAGGGACAAAAAACCAGCCGCATACTCGCCTGGACCTTTGGATAA
- a CDS encoding acyltransferase, which yields MKTITQLDVGRHNNFDVLRLMAALMVILSHAYLITGNFASEPYVKVLGFTDMGAFGVGIFFIISGYLVLKSLCRQKTPGSFVKARALRIFPGLIASALFCAFVIGPLCTNLPLSAYFKSPETYDFLWRFSALHNIKNMLPGVFVSNPYPRHVNSPVWTLPAEILLYLGVFVIGLVRLVWQKQYKLLLQALPLILLLAAFFFKKNYSLEYYNYTVCSWGIYFLTGMLFYWFNKHIKISIRVFLVLLAAFLVLYFLNIPLYSYVFMAVLVYGVFVFAYHPKLHISLAKNWGDFSYGRYIYTFPVQQMLIAKFGILGPINNFLLSVLLTLPLAMLSWYYMEKPILALKQGSKKLQPIIL from the coding sequence ATGAAAACCATTACGCAGCTTGATGTAGGCAGGCACAACAACTTTGACGTGCTGCGGCTTATGGCAGCGCTGATGGTGATACTTTCTCATGCTTACCTTATCACGGGTAACTTCGCTTCCGAGCCGTATGTTAAGGTGCTGGGCTTTACAGATATGGGCGCTTTTGGTGTGGGTATATTCTTCATTATCAGTGGTTACCTGGTTTTAAAAAGCCTGTGCCGGCAAAAAACGCCGGGTAGCTTTGTAAAGGCAAGGGCCCTCCGGATCTTCCCCGGGCTAATAGCCTCGGCTTTGTTCTGCGCCTTTGTAATAGGGCCGTTATGTACCAATTTGCCGCTATCCGCCTATTTTAAAAGCCCCGAAACCTACGACTTCCTTTGGCGGTTCTCGGCGCTGCATAACATCAAAAATATGCTGCCCGGGGTGTTTGTATCAAACCCCTATCCCCGCCACGTTAACAGCCCGGTATGGACACTTCCTGCCGAAATCTTGCTGTACCTGGGTGTGTTTGTCATCGGCCTTGTAAGGCTGGTTTGGCAAAAGCAATACAAGCTATTATTGCAGGCCTTACCGCTTATATTGCTGCTTGCCGCATTTTTTTTCAAAAAGAATTATTCGTTAGAATACTACAATTACACCGTCTGCAGCTGGGGTATTTACTTTTTAACAGGGATGCTTTTTTACTGGTTTAACAAGCATATAAAAATAAGCATAAGGGTGTTTTTAGTGTTATTAGCCGCCTTTTTGGTGCTTTATTTTTTAAATATACCGTTGTATAGTTATGTGTTTATGGCGGTACTGGTATATGGTGTGTTTGTGTTCGCCTATCATCCCAAACTGCATATCAGCCTCGCCAAAAACTGGGGTGATTTTTCGTATGGGCGGTATATATACACGTTCCCGGTACAGCAAATGCTTATCGCAAAATTTGGGATACTTGGCCCCATAAATAATTTCCTGCTATCTGTTTTACTTACTTTACCTTTGGCAATGTTATCATGGTATTACATGGAAAAGCCGATACTTGCCTTAAAGCAAGGGTCTAAAAAGCTGCAACCAATAATCCTTTAA
- a CDS encoding NUDIX domain-containing protein, translating to MHNTTPTTFTEIDKLALIAIKNKKILSSRTRGRSVWYIPGGKREKGENDVEALQREIKEELNITLSLSTLRYMGVYKAQADNHQPGIIVKMTCYYCDYEGEPQPTNEVEEIKYLSYADRYQSSPADQLIFEALYNAGLIA from the coding sequence ATGCATAACACCACGCCAACAACCTTTACAGAGATAGATAAACTTGCGCTAATTGCTATCAAAAATAAAAAGATACTAAGTTCGAGAACCAGGGGCAGGAGCGTTTGGTATATCCCCGGCGGGAAAAGAGAAAAAGGTGAAAACGATGTTGAGGCCCTGCAGCGCGAAATAAAAGAAGAGTTAAATATTACCCTGTCGCTGTCAACTTTGCGGTATATGGGCGTCTACAAGGCGCAGGCCGATAACCACCAGCCCGGTATAATTGTAAAAATGACCTGCTATTATTGCGATTACGAAGGTGAGCCACAACCAACTAACGAAGTTGAAGAAATAAAGTATTTATCATACGCCGACAGATACCAAAGTTCGCCCGCAGACCAGCTTATTTTTGAAGCGTTGTATAACGCCGGGCTAATCGCCTGA
- a CDS encoding tetratricopeptide repeat protein, whose protein sequence is MQPNYRHCGLPTLKWLGALYLVIQFNLTVVAQKPIVLHADSLLQRIAQMKDDTNKVNAYFADQNAELFYSDKAPAICAAARNLAKKLNFANGVVQADVRLLYWYMDHADYVQALAVSRRGLALAKTSAPKFVPDMLSNIGEAYRGLNDYPQAIDYHLQALKIYTRYGWKKDIVREYALTAVNYAEWNNFKQAFIYDKKAELLAEQLNDNSLKVIVYSNLGWHYYLTKNYLAAYRYCRMDLAIEGEDNPDAGAVLGTLGNIYRDAPDSLLLKMDITPAQRDKKALSYFKKSLAGAKQTNYLVSMASNSLDISKSYVKLGDYRQAYQNYLNYVLYRDSSANMAQQKNVMQTEARQRETALKYQQQLAAIKARQQRNYYITGIAIFMLLTVIVSRNYYTQLKLKRRSDDLLHNILPADVAEELKQTGQAQARQFDQVTVLFTDFVKFTTVSELLSPQELVDELNQCFKAFDHIVTALGIEKIKTIGDAYLAVTGLPNADADHAAKTVKAAIAIQSFMQQRKLALGDKTFGIRIGIHSGSVVAGIVGVKKFAYDIWGDTVNTAARMEQNSEPGKINISQTTRDLLTDEFTITYRGELEAKNKGLLKMYFVS, encoded by the coding sequence ATGCAACCTAATTATCGCCATTGCGGCTTGCCAACTCTAAAATGGCTTGGCGCGCTTTACCTGGTTATCCAGTTTAATTTAACCGTAGTAGCCCAAAAGCCAATAGTCCTCCATGCAGATAGCCTGTTACAGCGTATTGCCCAAATGAAGGATGATACCAACAAAGTAAACGCTTATTTTGCCGACCAAAATGCCGAACTGTTTTACAGCGATAAAGCACCGGCCATTTGTGCCGCAGCCCGCAATCTGGCTAAAAAATTAAACTTTGCCAATGGCGTAGTACAGGCCGATGTGCGGTTGCTGTATTGGTATATGGACCATGCCGACTACGTGCAGGCACTTGCTGTTAGTCGCCGCGGATTGGCACTGGCCAAAACCAGCGCACCCAAGTTTGTGCCCGATATGTTATCAAATATCGGCGAAGCTTATCGTGGCCTTAATGATTACCCCCAGGCCATTGATTACCACCTGCAAGCCTTAAAAATTTACACGCGATATGGCTGGAAAAAAGACATAGTGCGCGAATATGCCCTAACAGCTGTTAACTATGCCGAATGGAACAATTTTAAACAGGCCTTTATTTATGATAAAAAAGCAGAGCTACTGGCCGAACAACTGAACGACAACAGCTTAAAGGTAATTGTTTACAGCAACCTTGGCTGGCATTACTATTTAACCAAAAACTATTTGGCCGCTTACCGCTACTGCCGCATGGACCTGGCCATAGAGGGCGAAGACAACCCTGATGCCGGAGCTGTACTTGGTACCCTGGGCAATATTTATCGCGATGCACCTGATTCATTATTATTAAAGATGGATATTACGCCCGCCCAGCGCGATAAAAAGGCGTTATCGTATTTTAAAAAATCGTTGGCCGGGGCTAAACAAACCAACTACCTGGTATCAATGGCTTCCAATTCGCTCGATATCAGCAAAAGCTATGTTAAATTAGGCGATTACCGGCAGGCGTACCAAAACTACTTAAACTATGTGCTTTACCGCGATAGCTCTGCCAACATGGCCCAGCAAAAAAACGTAATGCAAACCGAGGCCCGCCAGCGCGAAACCGCCCTTAAATATCAGCAGCAATTAGCCGCAATAAAGGCGCGGCAACAGCGCAATTATTATATAACAGGCATAGCCATATTTATGCTGTTAACGGTTATTGTATCGCGCAATTACTATACACAGCTTAAGCTTAAGCGCCGGTCTGACGATTTGCTGCACAATATATTACCTGCCGACGTTGCCGAAGAATTGAAACAAACCGGCCAGGCCCAGGCCCGCCAGTTTGACCAGGTTACCGTGTTATTTACCGATTTTGTGAAGTTTACCACTGTTAGCGAATTGCTTAGTCCGCAGGAATTGGTGGACGAGCTTAACCAGTGCTTTAAGGCCTTTGACCATATTGTAACCGCCCTTGGTATCGAAAAAATAAAAACCATTGGCGATGCCTATTTGGCGGTTACCGGCTTGCCCAATGCCGATGCCGACCATGCCGCTAAAACCGTAAAGGCTGCTATAGCTATACAAAGCTTTATGCAGCAGCGTAAACTGGCGCTTGGCGACAAAACCTTTGGCATACGTATAGGTATACACTCGGGCAGTGTGGTGGCCGGTATTGTGGGGGTAAAAAAATTCGCTTATGATATTTGGGGCGATACCGTTAATACCGCCGCCCGCATGGAGCAAAACTCCGAACCCGGCAAGATCAACATATCGCAAACCACCCGCGATTTGCTTACGGATGAATTTACCATCACCTATCGCGGCGAACTGGAGGCGAAAAACAAGGGGCTGTTGAAAATGTATTTTGTGAGTTAA
- a CDS encoding DUF808 family protein — MAAGFFAILDDIGALMDDVAVAAKVATRKTAGILGDDLAVNAEKATGFLSSRELPVLWAITKGSLLNKLIIVPIALLLNAFFPAAIKVILVLGGFYLAYEGVEKIIEYFFHRSKAAHQVITESEQSGADAEKVKIKSAITTDFILSIEIVIIALGTVLKESLSIQVLTVSVVAILATIGVYGIVALIVRMDDAGYKLIKRFNNKGAFAALGALLVKALPVIIKILAIAGTVALILVAGGIFDHNIAYLHHMLPNLSPIIKELTIGLIAGLVVVAILTGGKKVFALLK; from the coding sequence ATGGCAGCAGGCTTTTTTGCTATTTTGGATGATATAGGCGCATTGATGGACGATGTGGCAGTGGCCGCTAAAGTAGCTACGCGCAAAACCGCCGGCATACTGGGCGACGATTTAGCGGTAAATGCCGAAAAGGCTACAGGCTTTTTATCGTCGAGGGAGCTGCCGGTGCTTTGGGCCATCACCAAAGGGTCGTTGCTTAATAAGCTCATCATCGTCCCTATAGCGTTATTGCTAAATGCGTTTTTCCCGGCAGCTATAAAGGTTATTTTGGTTTTAGGCGGATTTTACCTGGCCTATGAAGGGGTGGAAAAGATTATAGAATACTTTTTTCATCGCTCAAAAGCGGCGCACCAGGTAATTACCGAAAGCGAACAAAGCGGCGCAGATGCCGAAAAGGTAAAGATCAAATCGGCCATCACTACCGATTTTATCCTGTCTATAGAAATTGTAATTATAGCACTGGGCACCGTGCTTAAGGAAAGCCTTTCCATACAGGTGTTAACAGTTTCGGTGGTGGCCATACTGGCTACTATTGGAGTTTATGGTATAGTTGCCCTAATTGTACGGATGGATGATGCCGGTTATAAGCTGATCAAGCGGTTTAATAACAAAGGGGCGTTTGCGGCGCTTGGTGCTTTATTGGTTAAAGCTTTACCGGTAATTATTAAAATTTTGGCCATTGCAGGTACGGTTGCCTTAATATTGGTAGCGGGTGGTATATTTGATCATAATATAGCATACCTGCACCATATGCTGCCCAACCTGTCGCCAATAATAAAAGAGCTAACCATAGGGCTGATTGCCGGCCTGGTGGTAGTGGCTATACTAACAGGCGGTAAAAAAGTATTTGCGTTGCTAAAATAA
- a CDS encoding VOC family protein: MKKVTGLGGVFFKCNDPKSMNDWYAQNLGLETSAYGTTFDWRQADDPSKKGSTSWCAFPQDTPYFKPSEKPFMINYRVDNLVALLEELKNDNVTIVDEIAEYDYGKFVHILDPEGNIIELWEPKDDEE; the protein is encoded by the coding sequence ATGAAAAAAGTAACAGGCCTGGGTGGCGTATTTTTTAAATGCAACGACCCCAAAAGCATGAACGACTGGTACGCCCAAAACCTTGGCTTAGAAACCAGCGCATACGGCACCACCTTTGATTGGCGGCAAGCCGATGACCCCTCAAAAAAAGGCTCTACATCATGGTGCGCGTTCCCACAGGATACGCCCTATTTTAAACCTTCGGAAAAGCCTTTTATGATAAATTACCGGGTTGATAACCTGGTTGCACTGCTTGAAGAACTAAAAAACGACAACGTAACTATTGTTGATGAAATAGCCGAGTACGATTACGGCAAGTTTGTGCACATACTGGATCCTGAAGGCAATATCATAGAGCTTTGGGAACCAAAGGATGACGAAGAATAG
- a CDS encoding MBL fold metallo-hydrolase, with protein MFAGIKTKNHYLFLITVSCLVIVLCAFKFNNKSHTTAVVEDWCAKPPRPGLEKLKEIKTSRPWFKVYDVGQNTYAIVEPYNWEETISYLILGKDRALLFDTGMGLDSISLIVKKLTKLPIIVLNSHTHPDHIGGNHEFGNILAMNTAYTHINAANGYHHNDVKWEVSPASFCIARLPHEDTAHYYIKPFKVTRFIKNDYMVDLGGRKIKVIATPGHTPDAICLYDNQAGYIWCGDSFYEGPILLSSAGTDLNAYQKSINTMAQLAAKATRVLPAHNLPIAQPHLLINAAKEFNLITSGTKKGKREDDHTLVFDCGKFSYQIGERFMQQLSR; from the coding sequence ATGTTTGCAGGTATCAAAACTAAAAACCACTATCTTTTTTTAATCACCGTTTCCTGTTTGGTGATTGTATTATGCGCATTTAAATTTAATAACAAGAGCCATACAACTGCTGTGGTTGAGGATTGGTGCGCAAAACCACCCCGGCCGGGGCTTGAAAAACTGAAGGAAATTAAAACCTCAAGGCCATGGTTTAAAGTTTATGATGTAGGGCAAAATACATACGCAATTGTAGAGCCGTATAATTGGGAAGAAACAATATCGTACCTTATACTGGGTAAGGATAGGGCACTATTATTTGACACCGGCATGGGGCTGGACTCCATTTCGTTAATAGTCAAAAAGCTTACTAAGTTACCGATCATTGTACTTAACTCACATACCCATCCGGATCATATTGGTGGCAACCACGAGTTCGGTAATATTTTGGCTATGAATACCGCCTATACCCACATAAATGCAGCTAACGGCTACCATCATAACGATGTAAAATGGGAAGTGTCCCCGGCCTCGTTTTGTATTGCCCGTTTACCCCATGAAGACACTGCTCATTATTATATAAAACCTTTTAAAGTAACACGGTTCATCAAAAACGACTACATGGTGGATCTGGGAGGAAGAAAAATAAAGGTAATAGCCACCCCCGGGCATACACCCGACGCTATTTGTCTGTACGACAACCAGGCCGGCTATATATGGTGCGGCGATAGCTTTTATGAGGGGCCAATACTGTTATCCTCAGCGGGCACCGATTTAAATGCCTATCAAAAAAGCATAAACACGATGGCTCAATTAGCCGCTAAAGCAACGCGTGTATTACCGGCACATAATTTACCTATTGCCCAACCTCACCTATTAATAAACGCAGCAAAAGAATTTAACTTAATAACATCGGGTACAAAGAAAGGTAAACGGGAAGACGATCATACTTTGGTGTTTGATTGCGGTAAATTTTCGTATCAAATAGGCGAAAGGTTTATGCAGCAATTATCGCGATAA